From a region of the Besnoitia besnoiti strain Bb-Ger1 chromosome I, whole genome shotgun sequence genome:
- a CDS encoding Sucrose-6F-phosphate phosphohydrolase (encoded by transcript BESB_007140), translated as MSATATVVTPPGGSASAPILLQFYYQTGWNPAVLHFQQHLENGQHLDWQDQTMESCAEQGRDGWQACEVLLDSRTTSFEFVCCNSERSQWDNPAPRADDSNSRNYLLRFSAASGSEATGASCLPDLMPPRARVCSPRTFLNSASCETAENHSAPRSSFAAAPSPLMRRVVAVLSCGELAALDRRPCLLVTDLDGTLLGHEHYLYLLKKHWNLRHLWRGSQLVYNTGRNLKDFLNAAGDHQLPRPAYAILGVGTEVYSFPGVASPSNPADTHILTAAEREEFKEAAEYVGDNWPAWCRTRAHAQFDSTWMSQIKGQFDRHAVAREVQDSMKGCYVNGNAFYDPFRLSVSVPTALVEAALHAASPLANAHPAGNAAGPQNGESEVLTEETTANYLRSLIDSPDKKICVSGGGEWKYLDILPKAGGKLNASLFVMNQLGFKKYDTIVAGDSGNDVDMFCDPDILGICVHNAQPDLRNFLQRFHERRGSMEDEAKAAGETLLEELRDPSVQHGRITVDANERKFLQPAHLKTLQPTMHVCFADHDCAGGILDGLLFFQFDATIPVL; from the exons ATGTCCGCCACTGCGACCGTCGTCACGCCTCCGGGCGGCTCTGCATCTGCTCCCATCCTGCTTCAATTCTACTACCAAACAGGATGGAATCCTGCGGTGCTGCATTTCCAGCAGCACTTGGAGAACGGCCAGCACCTCGACTGGCAGGACCAGACCATGGAG AGTTGCGCAGAGCAAGGTCGCGACGGCTGGCAAGCATGCGAAGTTCTGCTTGACTCGCGCACAACAAGTTTCGAGTTCGTCTGCTGCAATAGTGAACGCTCACAGTGGGACAACCCCGCTCCCCGCGCTGACGACTCCAA ctccCGGAACTACCTCCTTCGtttctctgccgcctcgggCTCCGAGGCGACTGGAGCCTCTTGTCTGCCGGACCTCATGCCTCCCCGCGCGCGggtctgctcgccgcggactTTTCTGAACAGTGCCTCCTGTGAAACGGCGGAGAACCacagcgcgcctcgctcgtcttTTGCCGCAGCACCGTCTCCTCTCATGCGTCGCGTCGTGGCTGTGCTGTCCTGTGGCGaactcgccgccctcgacaGACGCCCGTGTCTCCTCGTTACAGACCTGGACGGGACTCTGCTGGGCCACGAACATTACCTTTACCTGCTCAAAAAGCACTGGAACCTGCGCCATCTGTGGAGGGGCTCCCAGCTG GTCTACAACACCGGGCGAAACTTGAAGGACTTCCTcaacgccgcaggcgaccaCCAGCTGCCTCGTCCCGCCTATGCGATCCTTGG AGTGGGAACGGAGGTGTATTCCTTTCCTGGGGTGGCGTCTCCTTCGAACCCCGCCGACACCCACATCCTCActgccgcagagagggaggaatTTAAAG aggccgcggagtaCGTGGGGGACAACTGGCCGGCGTGGTGCCGCAcgcgagcgcatgcgcagtTTGACTCGACGTGGATGAGTCAAATCAAAGGCCAGTTTGACCGGCACGCGGTCGCCAGAGAAGTCCAG GACAGTATGAAGGGCTGCTACGTGAACGGCAATGCTTTCTACGACCCCTTTCGACTTAGCGTCTCCGTGCCGACAGCGCTCGTTGAAGCagctctgcatgcagcttcACCGCTGGCCAATGCGCACCCCGCTGGCAACGCGGCAGGCCCGCAgaacggcgagagcgaagtTTTGACAGAGGAAACGACCGCCAACTACCTGCGCTCCCTCATTGACTCGCCCGACAAGAAAATCTGCGtgagcggaggcggcgagtgGAAATACCTTGACATTCTCCCCAAGGCAG GGGGGAAGCTGaacgcctctctcttcgtgaTGAACCAGCTTGGATTTAAGAAATATGAC ACGATCGTCGCGGGAGACAGCGGGAACGACGTCGACATGTTTTGCGACCCCGATATTCTGGGCATCTGTGTGCACAACGCCCAGCCGGATCTACGGAACTTTCTTCAGAGATTCCACGAGCGTCGCGGATCGATGGAAGACGAAGCCAAAGCCGCTGGAGAGACGCTCTTGGAGGAACTCCGCGACCCGAGTGTCCAACACGGGCGCATCACAGTCGACGCCAACGAGCGAAAGTTTCTGCAGCCCGCCCACCTGAAGACTCTCCAACCAACGATGCAC GTGTGTTTCGCGGACCATGACTGCGCAG GGGGCATCTTGGACGGCCTGCTTTTCTTCCAGTTTGACGCGACCATTCCTGTGCTCTAG